CGGTATTGTTTTAGTAGTTATTCTAATTGTTATGGGCGGCGCAATTGCTTACATTGGTGATAAACTGGGAAGCAAAGTCGGCAAGAGAAAACTATCTATATTTGGATTAAGACCGAAGCATACTTCGATTATTGTAACGATTATTACAGGAATACTGATTACTTCCTCAACGCTTGCAGTTTTAGCAATGACCTCTGAAAATGTTCGCGTTGCTTTGTTTGGAATGGAAGCATTAAATAAACAAATTCGGGAAACTGAATTTAATTTAAATACAATTCAAGCAGAGTTGGATAATGCCAATCAACAGAGGCAGAAAACAGTTGCAGAGCTTGAAAAGGTGACTGCTGCGTATGAAAAGGCAAATCAAGATATAGCGCAGTCGCAGGAACAAATTAGAGCATTAGAAGTTACAAAAAATACATTGGAAGAAGCTAAAACAGCTTTGGACGCAAAAGTTGCAACTTTGACAGAAGAACAATCTGTGCGTGAAGCAGATATTGAACGACTTAATATTTTGACAGAAAAACTTAATAAAGGTATTTTATTTGTCAGAGAAGGACAAATTATTTTTCGGGCTGGTGAAGTTATTACTAATGTCGTTGTTCCATATATCGATAATGAAGATAAACGCATGCATATGCTTTCTGACATCGTTTATCAGGCAAATAAGCAAATCCTAGAACGATTGGCTATTAAGGAAGATATTGAGGTTTTGTGGCTATCTCAAGCTGAATTTAATGAGGCGACGAGGCAATTATCATCTTTAGGACAAAAAGAAGCTGTGGTACGAATCATAGCGGCGGGAAATATCGTCTATGGTGAACCAGTTAGGGTACAAATCAAGTTATATCCTAACCATCGTATCTATAATCAAAATGACTTTGTTTACAGTGAAGTTGTTTCAGTTGAAAAAGGGGATAATGCGGAGCAGGTTGTATTGGATTTTCTAGCGGATGTAAATGAAAAGGCGATTGCTAAGGGAATATTGCCAGATCCAATTCGAAGGACTGTTGGAAGCATGACGGGGTCGCAATTTTATGATATTGTGAATAATATAGAAAATTTAAACGGAAAAATTGAAATTTCAGCGTATGCTGGAGATGATGTTAATGCAGCAGGTCCATTACGCTTAAATGTCTACGTAAAAACGCTAAATTAAATAACAAATGAAATACAGTGTAGATTTTTATTTAAATTAAAAATGGAAAGTTGTTAAAATAAATGCCCTTTAAGGTATTGTTT
This genomic interval from Selenobaculum gibii contains the following:
- a CDS encoding DUF3084 domain-containing protein encodes the protein MYGIVLVVILIVMGGAIAYIGDKLGSKVGKRKLSIFGLRPKHTSIIVTIITGILITSSTLAVLAMTSENVRVALFGMEALNKQIRETEFNLNTIQAELDNANQQRQKTVAELEKVTAAYEKANQDIAQSQEQIRALEVTKNTLEEAKTALDAKVATLTEEQSVREADIERLNILTEKLNKGILFVREGQIIFRAGEVITNVVVPYIDNEDKRMHMLSDIVYQANKQILERLAIKEDIEVLWLSQAEFNEATRQLSSLGQKEAVVRIIAAGNIVYGEPVRVQIKLYPNHRIYNQNDFVYSEVVSVEKGDNAEQVVLDFLADVNEKAIAKGILPDPIRRTVGSMTGSQFYDIVNNIENLNGKIEISAYAGDDVNAAGPLRLNVYVKTLN